Proteins from a genomic interval of Rhodococcoides fascians A25f:
- a CDS encoding type I polyketide synthase, with translation MTINESTPSHGRGTRGNGNAGKSPRSNGGSRTLADRFAAGEPYALAFGGQGAPWLSSLEELARDSALEPELTDLVNEAAAVLAPVSDELLVVRSVGFDPIGWMLEQDLADDDTVGSYGPSEAALTSAAVSLPGVFLTQVAALRALKLQGLDPSQTPPVKVVGHSQGLIAAESVAADGAQDANFLAIAQLVGAAAGLVGRRRGIIGAGDRAPMVSVANVEPERLQAIIADLEIVGAPERSAALAIRNGRRRVVLSGPPAQLARVQEKCEQIAAEEERERDAKKRGGAVFAPVFEQLPVEIGFHHPALEDAVELVSAWAQRCGLDVELARGLAQKILVDSVDWVDAIDGVVDAGADWILDLGPGDLLTRMTTPALRGQGVGIIAASSRGGHRNLLTPGAAPEVQPAWSAFAPKPVTLPDGRVVVETSFTKMTGRSPILLAGMTPTTVDAKIVAAAANAGHWAELAGGGQVTEDIFTDRVAELSTLLEPGRAIQFNSLFLDPYLWKLQLGGRRIVQRARAAGAAIDGVVVTAGIPELDEAVALIEELSEAGISYVSFKPGTVAQIRAVIRIANEVPSYQVNVHIEGGRAGGHHSWEDLDDLLLTTYAELRSRPNLVICVGGGIGTPERAAEYLTGTWSAVYGYPKMPLDGILVGTAAMATLEATTAPEVKQLLVDTPGTPDWVGAGTANGGMASGRSQLGADIHEIDNAASRCGRLLDEVAGNADAVAERRDEIIAALDGTAKPFFGDVAEMTYQQWLVRYLDLAIGTDSRSEFDCGGEFTDAVSEARESVWLDITWRTRFLEMLQRAEARLHPVDRGPIPTLFADAEVLERPRAALKSLLAQFPDAADVVLHPADITFFTSLCRMPGKPVNFVPVVDGDVRRWWRSDSLWQAHDARYSADQVCIIPGTVAVAGITRVDEPVGELLNRFEKATADQLLAEGVEPSAIASRRHAEIAPGLLGIVLAAPDVTWASRMTQNPVARLGDPAEWTVDSDSVASHPQTGSSLTVLDAEHVELLVPLAPGKEVRIRLTVPASTIDGGAPVVTAQDAQQAMSALLGVAAGQELPAVKSGVARLNIAWIPDLIADHAGVTGSGLPDTLTVSGKAVPDVLVGACWPAVFAVLGATRNADGIDVIEGMLDLVHLDHSVNLVGELPTDTSILVVKAAAGEVLDTDLGRVVEVTVEIGAMLGEGLDAPSVATLVERFAIRGRTGKGELSDPARAGGSLSADAKDTPRRRRRQATIVAPRNMAAFAQVSGDHNPIHTSDAAALLAGLGSPIVHGMWLSAAAQQTVTAVDHADTKTPPRRLTAWTARFLGMVRPGAEIDVRVDRTGFDQGAELVEVSCRVAGELVMVATARTAAPKTVYAFPGQGIQRPGMGLDARARSKAAREVWERADKHTRSALGFSILAVVRDNPTTLKARGVTHKHPDGVLHLTQFTQVAMAVLGVAQVAELRESGAFVENSILAGHSVGEYNALAAVAGVLPLEAVLEVVFQRGSAMHALVPRDENGRSDYRMAAIRPSQIGLADEDVQGFVAGVAAESGEFLEIVNLNLRGSQYAIAGTVAGLGELEKKIAIRRAEFGGKAAYIMVPGIDVPFHSTVLRGGVDDFRNRLQTLLPEQLDPAILVGRYIPNLVPKPFSLDREFVQEIADLVPSEPLNTVLADFDSWAARPSDLCRVILTELLAWQFASPVRWIETQDLLFADESDGGMGVERFVEIGLGATPTVANLASQTLKLPGRFGHPVEVLNLEREAAIVYGTDTDPAPADEDEATPAPEAAAAPAATAAPAAAPAPVAAPSGGPRPDDIAFVAADATKILIGLWTKLQLDQIGPADTIEALCDGVSSRRNQLLVDLGSELSLGAIDGAADADMGALSGTVNKLARTYKPFGPVLSDSINDHLRKVFGPSGRRPASIADRVKKTWELGDGWAHHVTAEVALGTRDGASVRGGALGGLADGALADGNAVDNVIDAAVAAVAARRGVAVSMPQAGGGAGGTVDAAALGEFTEHITGRDGVLASAARLVLEQLGLADAPNALLAEDPDAALVELVSAELGSDWPRLVAPAFDAKRAVLIDDRWATAREDLARLWLGTAGDVAVESFAGAGNAVAAQAQWWKAKADYENRTVLAETFGRISGIAVASEDKGQWADEVAVVTGGSKGSIAAAVTAKLLAGGATVFVTTSRLDDERLGFYRSLYRDNARSGASLWVVPANIASYTDVDALIEWIGSDFIDTAGGAKTLVKAATTPTMLFPFAAPRVMGEMSDAGARAEMEMRVLLWSVERLITGLAKVGYDTDIDTHLHVMLPGSPNRGMFGGDGAYGESKAALDAVVAKWGSEKNWAERVSIAHAHIGWVRGTGLMGGNDPIVEAVEAEGVRTWSTDEMATELLQLCTPDARRQAAQEPIVADLTGGLASTKLNLVELARDAAAAAAEKTEETVDNSVIAALPAPPRLSTSTTAPAWPTLDVDPKDLVVIVGAGELGPYGSARTRFEMEVDEQLSAAGVLELAWNTGLIAWENDPKPGWYDIESGDLVPEEDIADKYHDIVVEKCGIRTYGDDGAMVGNTAPLMTSVFLDNDLTFVVGTEIDARSFAAADPEHTLITPVPDSSDWQVTRKAGTEIRVPRKMKLTRTVGGQIPTGFDPTKWGISPDMASSVDRVALWNIVTTVDAFISSGFNPSELMRWVHPTLVANTQGTGMGGMESMRSLYIDTLLGDARANDILQEALPNVVAAHVVQSYIGSYGAMVHPVAACATAAVSVEEGVDKIKLGKAQLVVAGGFDDLSTEGIIGFGDMSATADSAAMSAKGISDRRFSRANDRRRGGFVESHGGGTILLARGDLALEMGLPVLGVVAYAQSYGDGVHTSIPAPGLGALSAGRGGKDSALALSLNALGVSADDVAVISKHDTSTAANDPNEAELHTRLAKAIGRSDGAPLFVVSQKSLTGHSKGGAAAWQLIGLCQVLANGVIPPNRSLDCVDDKMTGFEHLVWAREPLRFGDSVPLKAGLLTSLGFGHVSGLIALVHPQAFIEAVPADRRAEYVAKANERRIAGQRRLISAMVGGDSLYERPDDRRLGHDGTPAKASRELEAHVLLNESARLGEDDVYSSGLPGAI, from the coding sequence TTGACGATCAACGAGAGCACACCATCACACGGACGCGGCACGCGGGGCAACGGCAACGCAGGCAAATCCCCTAGAAGCAATGGCGGCTCTCGGACTCTGGCAGATCGTTTCGCCGCGGGTGAGCCCTACGCTCTGGCATTCGGTGGCCAGGGTGCACCGTGGCTCAGCTCCCTCGAAGAGCTGGCCCGCGACTCCGCACTCGAGCCCGAACTCACCGATCTCGTCAACGAGGCTGCAGCCGTACTCGCGCCCGTCTCCGACGAACTACTGGTCGTCCGCTCCGTCGGATTCGACCCCATCGGCTGGATGCTCGAGCAGGATCTCGCCGACGACGACACCGTCGGCTCGTACGGACCGTCCGAGGCTGCGCTGACCTCAGCCGCAGTCTCGCTTCCCGGAGTGTTCCTCACCCAGGTCGCAGCACTGCGTGCGCTGAAGCTGCAGGGACTCGATCCCTCCCAGACCCCTCCCGTCAAGGTGGTCGGACACTCGCAGGGGCTCATCGCTGCCGAGTCCGTCGCTGCGGACGGCGCGCAGGATGCGAACTTCCTCGCGATCGCTCAGCTCGTGGGTGCAGCAGCGGGTCTCGTCGGCCGCCGCCGCGGAATCATCGGAGCCGGCGACCGTGCGCCGATGGTCTCGGTCGCCAACGTCGAGCCCGAACGCCTGCAGGCCATAATCGCCGACCTCGAGATCGTCGGAGCGCCGGAGCGATCCGCCGCACTCGCCATCCGCAACGGTCGTCGTCGCGTCGTACTCTCGGGACCGCCGGCCCAGCTGGCTCGCGTTCAGGAGAAGTGCGAGCAGATCGCTGCCGAGGAAGAGCGTGAGCGCGACGCCAAGAAGCGTGGCGGAGCCGTGTTCGCTCCGGTCTTCGAGCAGCTTCCGGTCGAGATCGGCTTCCATCACCCCGCTCTCGAGGACGCTGTCGAACTCGTCAGCGCCTGGGCTCAGCGCTGTGGACTCGACGTCGAGCTTGCTCGCGGCCTCGCACAGAAGATCCTGGTCGACTCCGTGGATTGGGTCGACGCCATCGACGGCGTTGTCGACGCCGGTGCCGATTGGATCCTCGACCTCGGTCCGGGCGACCTGCTCACCCGCATGACCACTCCGGCACTCCGCGGACAGGGCGTCGGCATCATCGCCGCATCCTCACGCGGGGGACACCGGAATCTACTCACTCCGGGAGCCGCACCCGAGGTGCAGCCCGCATGGTCTGCCTTTGCGCCCAAGCCGGTCACGCTGCCCGACGGCCGCGTTGTGGTCGAGACCTCCTTCACCAAGATGACCGGACGTTCACCGATCCTGCTCGCCGGCATGACGCCGACGACGGTCGACGCGAAGATCGTTGCCGCAGCGGCCAACGCAGGCCACTGGGCCGAGCTCGCCGGTGGCGGCCAGGTCACCGAGGACATCTTCACCGATCGCGTCGCGGAGCTCTCCACTCTCCTCGAGCCCGGCCGCGCCATCCAGTTCAACTCGCTGTTCCTCGATCCCTACCTGTGGAAGCTGCAGCTCGGCGGTCGCCGCATCGTGCAGCGCGCTCGCGCAGCAGGTGCCGCCATCGACGGCGTCGTCGTCACCGCAGGTATCCCCGAGCTCGACGAGGCAGTCGCTCTCATCGAAGAGTTGTCCGAGGCCGGCATCAGCTACGTCTCGTTCAAGCCCGGCACGGTCGCGCAGATTCGCGCTGTCATCCGCATCGCCAACGAGGTGCCGTCCTACCAGGTCAACGTCCACATCGAAGGTGGTCGCGCAGGCGGACACCACTCGTGGGAGGACCTCGACGACCTGCTGCTGACCACGTACGCAGAGTTGCGGTCGCGGCCCAACCTCGTCATCTGTGTCGGCGGCGGTATCGGAACCCCCGAGCGCGCAGCGGAATACCTCACCGGCACCTGGTCGGCCGTCTACGGCTACCCGAAGATGCCGCTCGACGGCATCCTCGTCGGAACCGCAGCCATGGCCACCCTCGAAGCCACCACGGCACCCGAGGTCAAGCAGCTTCTGGTCGATACACCGGGAACTCCCGACTGGGTCGGTGCCGGAACCGCCAACGGCGGAATGGCTTCGGGCCGTAGCCAGCTCGGTGCCGACATCCACGAGATCGACAACGCGGCATCGCGTTGCGGTCGACTGCTCGACGAGGTCGCAGGCAACGCCGACGCCGTGGCCGAGCGTCGCGACGAGATCATCGCCGCACTCGACGGCACCGCAAAGCCGTTCTTCGGTGACGTCGCCGAGATGACCTACCAGCAGTGGCTCGTTCGCTACCTGGACCTGGCCATCGGCACCGACTCGCGCAGCGAGTTCGATTGCGGCGGTGAGTTCACGGACGCCGTGTCCGAGGCCCGCGAATCGGTCTGGCTCGACATCACGTGGCGCACCCGCTTCCTGGAGATGTTGCAGCGCGCCGAGGCTCGTCTGCACCCGGTCGATCGTGGACCCATCCCCACCCTGTTCGCCGACGCCGAGGTTCTCGAACGTCCGCGTGCAGCACTGAAGTCGCTGCTGGCACAGTTCCCCGACGCCGCCGACGTGGTGCTGCACCCGGCCGACATCACCTTCTTCACCTCGCTGTGCCGCATGCCCGGCAAGCCGGTCAACTTCGTCCCCGTCGTCGACGGCGACGTGCGCCGCTGGTGGCGCAGTGACTCGCTGTGGCAGGCACACGACGCTCGCTACTCCGCCGATCAGGTCTGCATCATCCCCGGAACCGTTGCCGTCGCCGGCATCACCCGCGTGGACGAGCCGGTCGGCGAACTGCTGAACCGGTTCGAGAAGGCCACTGCGGACCAGCTTCTCGCCGAGGGCGTCGAGCCGTCGGCCATCGCCAGCCGTCGCCACGCCGAGATCGCACCCGGACTGCTCGGCATCGTGCTGGCAGCTCCCGACGTCACCTGGGCCTCGCGTATGACGCAGAACCCCGTTGCGCGCCTGGGCGATCCGGCCGAGTGGACCGTCGATTCCGATTCGGTCGCCTCGCATCCGCAGACCGGCTCCTCGCTGACCGTGCTCGATGCCGAGCACGTGGAGCTGCTGGTTCCACTCGCTCCGGGCAAGGAAGTACGCATCCGTCTGACGGTGCCCGCTTCCACGATCGACGGCGGCGCTCCCGTCGTCACCGCACAGGACGCCCAGCAGGCCATGTCGGCTCTGCTCGGAGTTGCTGCAGGTCAGGAACTTCCGGCCGTCAAGAGCGGTGTCGCACGGCTGAACATCGCGTGGATCCCCGATCTGATCGCCGACCACGCCGGCGTCACCGGATCCGGACTCCCGGACACGCTCACCGTCAGCGGCAAGGCCGTTCCCGACGTCCTCGTCGGTGCCTGCTGGCCGGCCGTCTTCGCCGTCCTGGGTGCCACCCGAAACGCCGATGGCATCGACGTCATCGAGGGCATGCTCGACCTGGTGCACCTCGATCACAGCGTCAACCTGGTCGGTGAATTGCCCACCGACACCTCCATTCTCGTGGTCAAGGCCGCAGCCGGAGAGGTGCTCGACACCGACCTCGGCCGCGTCGTCGAGGTCACCGTCGAGATCGGTGCCATGCTCGGCGAGGGTCTCGATGCCCCTTCCGTCGCAACTCTGGTGGAGCGCTTCGCGATTCGTGGACGCACCGGTAAGGGCGAGCTGTCAGATCCGGCTCGCGCCGGCGGATCCCTCAGCGCCGACGCCAAGGACACCCCGCGTCGTCGCCGTCGTCAGGCCACCATCGTGGCCCCGCGCAACATGGCTGCGTTCGCTCAGGTCTCGGGCGACCACAACCCGATTCACACCTCGGACGCCGCGGCATTGCTCGCCGGTCTCGGCAGCCCCATCGTGCACGGCATGTGGCTCTCGGCAGCTGCCCAGCAGACCGTCACCGCAGTCGACCACGCGGACACCAAGACTCCGCCGCGTCGCCTCACTGCATGGACCGCACGCTTCCTCGGCATGGTCCGCCCGGGAGCCGAGATCGACGTTCGCGTCGACCGCACCGGATTCGATCAGGGTGCCGAGCTCGTCGAGGTGTCCTGCCGTGTCGCAGGCGAGCTCGTCATGGTCGCCACTGCTCGCACCGCAGCGCCGAAGACCGTCTACGCCTTCCCCGGCCAGGGCATCCAGCGCCCGGGTATGGGACTGGACGCACGGGCTCGGTCGAAGGCCGCTCGTGAGGTGTGGGAGCGTGCCGACAAGCACACCCGCAGCGCGCTCGGATTCTCGATTCTCGCTGTGGTGCGCGACAACCCGACAACCCTCAAGGCGCGCGGCGTCACGCACAAGCACCCCGACGGTGTGCTGCACCTGACCCAGTTCACCCAGGTCGCGATGGCCGTTCTCGGTGTCGCACAGGTTGCCGAACTGCGTGAATCCGGCGCGTTCGTGGAGAACTCCATCCTCGCCGGCCACTCGGTGGGCGAGTACAACGCACTTGCCGCTGTCGCCGGTGTCCTCCCGCTCGAAGCCGTCCTCGAGGTCGTCTTCCAGCGTGGCTCGGCCATGCACGCACTCGTTCCCCGTGACGAGAACGGTCGCAGCGACTACCGCATGGCAGCCATTCGCCCATCTCAGATCGGCCTGGCCGACGAGGACGTGCAGGGCTTCGTCGCCGGTGTCGCAGCAGAATCCGGTGAATTCCTCGAGATCGTCAACCTCAACCTGCGCGGTTCGCAGTACGCCATCGCAGGCACGGTCGCCGGCCTCGGCGAGCTCGAGAAGAAGATCGCGATTCGCCGGGCAGAGTTCGGTGGCAAGGCCGCATACATCATGGTCCCGGGCATCGACGTGCCGTTCCACTCGACCGTGCTGCGCGGGGGAGTCGACGACTTCCGCAACCGCCTGCAGACCCTGCTTCCCGAGCAGCTGGATCCGGCGATCCTGGTGGGGCGCTACATCCCGAACCTGGTGCCCAAGCCGTTCTCGCTCGACCGCGAGTTCGTCCAGGAGATCGCCGATCTGGTGCCGTCCGAGCCGCTGAACACCGTTCTCGCGGATTTCGATTCGTGGGCCGCACGGCCGAGCGATCTGTGCCGCGTGATCCTGACCGAGCTGCTGGCATGGCAGTTCGCCAGCCCGGTCCGCTGGATCGAGACCCAGGACTTGCTGTTCGCCGACGAGTCCGACGGCGGCATGGGTGTCGAGCGCTTCGTCGAGATCGGTCTCGGTGCAACGCCGACCGTCGCCAACCTCGCGTCGCAGACCCTCAAGCTGCCCGGCCGCTTCGGTCACCCGGTAGAGGTGCTCAACCTCGAACGTGAAGCCGCAATCGTCTACGGCACCGACACCGACCCGGCTCCGGCCGACGAGGACGAGGCAACTCCCGCTCCCGAGGCCGCCGCGGCTCCGGCAGCAACAGCGGCACCCGCCGCAGCACCCGCTCCGGTCGCGGCACCGTCGGGCGGACCTCGCCCGGACGACATCGCATTCGTCGCTGCCGACGCGACGAAGATCCTCATCGGGCTGTGGACCAAACTGCAGCTCGATCAGATCGGGCCCGCCGATACCATCGAGGCGCTGTGCGACGGCGTGTCCTCACGCCGCAATCAGCTGCTCGTCGACCTCGGCTCCGAGCTCTCGCTCGGTGCCATCGACGGCGCAGCCGATGCAGACATGGGCGCGCTCTCGGGCACGGTCAACAAGTTGGCTCGTACCTACAAGCCGTTCGGCCCGGTGCTGAGCGATTCGATCAACGATCACCTCCGCAAGGTCTTCGGCCCCTCGGGTCGGCGCCCGGCCTCGATCGCCGATCGCGTCAAGAAGACCTGGGAATTGGGCGACGGCTGGGCGCATCACGTCACCGCCGAGGTAGCCCTCGGCACCCGTGACGGTGCCTCGGTCCGCGGCGGTGCACTCGGCGGTCTGGCCGACGGCGCTCTCGCCGACGGCAATGCTGTCGACAACGTCATCGATGCGGCAGTAGCTGCAGTGGCTGCACGTCGCGGCGTCGCAGTCTCGATGCCGCAAGCAGGCGGTGGGGCCGGCGGAACCGTCGACGCTGCTGCTCTGGGTGAGTTCACCGAGCACATCACCGGCCGCGACGGCGTTCTCGCCTCCGCAGCCCGGTTGGTGCTCGAACAGCTCGGACTGGCTGATGCACCCAACGCCCTGCTGGCCGAGGATCCCGACGCCGCTCTGGTCGAGCTGGTCTCGGCCGAACTCGGATCGGACTGGCCTCGCCTGGTCGCTCCCGCGTTCGACGCCAAGCGCGCCGTCCTGATCGACGACCGGTGGGCAACTGCCCGTGAGGATCTGGCCCGGTTGTGGCTCGGTACCGCAGGTGATGTCGCCGTCGAGTCCTTCGCCGGTGCAGGCAATGCCGTTGCAGCTCAAGCACAGTGGTGGAAGGCCAAGGCCGACTACGAGAACAGGACCGTGCTCGCCGAGACCTTCGGACGCATCTCCGGCATCGCGGTCGCATCCGAGGACAAGGGCCAGTGGGCCGACGAGGTCGCCGTCGTCACCGGTGGCAGCAAGGGATCCATCGCAGCAGCGGTGACCGCGAAGCTGCTGGCCGGGGGAGCGACGGTCTTCGTCACCACCTCCAGGCTCGACGACGAGCGCTTGGGCTTCTACCGCTCGCTCTACCGCGACAACGCACGTAGCGGAGCGTCGCTGTGGGTGGTTCCGGCCAACATCGCGTCGTACACCGACGTCGATGCACTCATCGAGTGGATCGGCAGCGACTTCATCGACACTGCCGGTGGCGCAAAGACTCTGGTCAAGGCCGCAACCACGCCGACGATGCTGTTCCCGTTCGCCGCACCTCGGGTCATGGGCGAGATGTCCGATGCCGGTGCTCGCGCCGAGATGGAAATGCGCGTGCTGCTCTGGTCGGTCGAGCGTCTGATCACCGGACTGGCGAAGGTCGGTTACGACACCGACATCGACACCCACCTGCACGTGATGCTGCCGGGATCGCCGAACCGTGGAATGTTCGGTGGCGACGGTGCCTACGGCGAATCGAAGGCTGCACTCGACGCTGTTGTCGCCAAGTGGGGCTCGGAAAAGAATTGGGCCGAGCGGGTGTCCATCGCCCACGCCCACATCGGGTGGGTGCGTGGCACCGGCCTGATGGGTGGCAACGATCCCATCGTCGAGGCCGTCGAGGCCGAGGGTGTGCGCACCTGGTCGACCGACGAGATGGCAACCGAGTTGCTGCAGCTGTGCACGCCTGACGCTCGTCGTCAGGCCGCTCAGGAGCCGATCGTCGCCGATCTCACCGGCGGATTGGCCAGCACCAAGCTCAACCTCGTCGAACTCGCTCGGGACGCCGCTGCGGCCGCGGCCGAGAAGACCGAAGAGACAGTGGACAACTCGGTCATCGCGGCACTGCCCGCACCGCCGCGGCTGTCGACGTCGACCACCGCTCCGGCGTGGCCGACACTGGACGTCGACCCGAAGGACCTGGTCGTCATCGTCGGGGCCGGTGAGCTCGGACCGTACGGTTCGGCGCGTACCCGCTTCGAGATGGAGGTCGACGAGCAGCTCTCTGCCGCAGGCGTTCTCGAACTCGCATGGAACACCGGCCTGATCGCCTGGGAGAACGATCCCAAGCCGGGTTGGTACGACATCGAGTCCGGTGACCTGGTGCCCGAGGAGGACATCGCCGACAAGTACCACGACATCGTGGTCGAGAAGTGCGGTATCCGCACCTACGGCGACGACGGCGCGATGGTCGGCAACACCGCTCCGCTGATGACCTCGGTCTTCCTCGACAACGACCTCACCTTCGTGGTCGGAACCGAGATCGATGCCCGGTCGTTCGCAGCAGCGGATCCCGAGCACACGCTGATCACACCGGTTCCGGATTCGAGCGACTGGCAGGTCACCCGCAAGGCGGGCACCGAGATTCGCGTTCCGCGCAAGATGAAGCTCACCCGCACCGTGGGTGGACAGATTCCGACCGGGTTCGATCCCACCAAGTGGGGCATCTCGCCCGACATGGCCAGCTCGGTCGACCGTGTCGCCCTGTGGAACATCGTCACCACGGTCGACGCGTTCATCTCCTCGGGCTTCAACCCGTCGGAACTGATGCGCTGGGTGCACCCCACTCTGGTCGCCAACACTCAGGGCACCGGCATGGGCGGCATGGAGTCCATGCGCTCGCTGTACATCGATACCCTGCTCGGTGATGCTCGTGCGAACGACATTCTGCAGGAGGCTCTGCCGAACGTCGTTGCTGCGCACGTGGTCCAGTCGTACATCGGTAGCTACGGCGCGATGGTTCACCCCGTTGCCGCCTGCGCCACCGCTGCGGTCTCGGTCGAGGAAGGCGTCGACAAGATCAAGCTGGGCAAGGCTCAGCTCGTGGTCGCCGGCGGATTCGACGACCTGAGCACCGAAGGCATCATCGGCTTCGGTGACATGTCGGCCACCGCGGACTCGGCAGCGATGTCCGCCAAGGGAATCAGCGATCGACGCTTCTCCCGCGCCAACGACCGCAGGCGTGGTGGATTCGTCGAATCGCACGGCGGCGGAACGATTCTGCTCGCACGCGGTGATCTGGCACTCGAGATGGGCCTGCCGGTTCTTGGAGTCGTTGCGTACGCACAGTCGTACGGCGACGGAGTGCACACCTCCATCCCGGCTCCGGGACTCGGCGCGCTCAGTGCCGGTCGTGGCGGCAAGGATTCGGCACTTGCGCTCTCGCTCAACGCACTCGGCGTCAGTGCAGACGACGTGGCCGTGATTTCCAAGCACGACACGTCCACTGCAGCCAACGATCCGAACGAGGCGGAACTGCACACCCGCCTCGCCAAGGCCATCGGCCGCTCGGACGGCGCTCCGCTGTTCGTCGTCTCGCAGAAGAGCCTCACCGGACACTCGAAGGGTGGAGCGGCTGCCTGGCAGCTGATCGGCCTGTGCCAGGTGCTGGCCAACGGCGTCATCCCGCCGAACCGCAGCCTCGACTGCGTCGACGACAAGATGACCGGCTTCGAGCACCTGGTGTGGGCTCGCGAGCCGCTGCGCTTCGGCGACTCGGTTCCGCTCAAGGCGGGTCTGCTCACCTCGCTCGGGTTCGGGCACGTGTCCGGACTCATCGCCCTGGTGCACCCGCAGGCGTTCATCGAGGCCGTTCCGGCGGATCGACGCGCCGAGTACGTCGCCAAGGCTAACGAGCGTCGCATCGCCGGTCAGCGCAGGCTGATCTCCGCGATGGTGGGAGGCGACTCCCTGTACGAGCGGCCCGACGATCGACGGCTGGGACATGACGGGACGCCGGCCAAGGCGTCACGCGAACTGGAGGCACACGTGTTGCTCAACGAGTCCGCTCGCCTCGGCGAGGACGATGTCTACTCCTCCGGTCTGCCGGGTGCCATCTGA
- the acpS gene encoding holo-ACP synthase AcpS: MAIIGVGFDLVTVSDFAEQMEKVGTTMIRDSFTAGERRHAATKSSDPTRHYAARWAAKEAVLKAWATSRFARPPQIGDNPYPLIEVVNDAWGRPSIKLHGIAQEFLPTVKIHLSLTHDGDIAAAVAILEE, encoded by the coding sequence ATGGCGATTATCGGAGTGGGTTTCGACCTGGTGACGGTGTCCGACTTCGCCGAGCAGATGGAGAAGGTCGGCACGACGATGATCCGCGACAGCTTCACCGCGGGCGAGCGTCGGCATGCCGCGACGAAGAGTTCCGATCCGACGCGCCACTACGCAGCACGGTGGGCCGCCAAGGAAGCAGTGCTGAAGGCATGGGCCACATCGCGATTCGCGCGTCCACCGCAGATCGGCGACAACCCGTACCCGTTGATCGAGGTCGTCAACGACGCATGGGGCCGTCCGTCCATCAAGCTGCACGGCATCGCGCAGGAATTTCTGCCGACGGTCAAGATTCACCTGTCGCTGACGCACGACGGCGATATCGCTGCCGCGGTGGCGATCCTGGAGGAGTGA
- a CDS encoding TetR/AcrR family transcriptional regulator → MPRRRPTQERSQRKFDALLQASRELLSDVGFESFTCEEVASRAELPIGTLYQFFANKYVIVCELNRQDLVGVQQELAEFDGEVPSLDWVRFLNNFVDHMAGMWMTDPSRREVWLAMQSTPSTRATGVIHEREFADQVSRMLGPLTPRTPRHRRNLMAQVLVHIVYSMLNFSVQDGQSHEDAVAELKRIMMAYLLVAEKESRRSGGSASDNEQA, encoded by the coding sequence ATGCCGCGCCGCCGACCCACCCAGGAACGCAGTCAACGCAAATTCGACGCCCTGCTACAGGCCTCGCGCGAGTTGCTCAGCGACGTGGGGTTCGAGTCGTTCACCTGCGAGGAAGTCGCGTCGCGCGCCGAACTGCCGATCGGAACGCTGTACCAGTTCTTCGCCAACAAGTACGTCATCGTCTGCGAGCTCAACCGCCAGGACCTCGTCGGAGTACAACAAGAGCTGGCCGAATTCGACGGAGAGGTCCCGTCGCTGGACTGGGTGCGGTTCCTCAACAACTTCGTCGACCACATGGCGGGCATGTGGATGACCGACCCGTCGCGCCGTGAGGTGTGGCTCGCCATGCAGTCGACGCCGTCGACGCGTGCGACCGGAGTCATCCACGAGCGAGAATTCGCCGATCAGGTCTCGCGCATGCTCGGGCCGTTGACTCCGCGCACACCACGGCACCGCCGGAACCTCATGGCTCAGGTGCTGGTGCACATCGTCTACTCGATGCTCAACTTCTCCGTGCAGGACGGCCAGAGCCACGAGGACGCCGTCGCCGAACTCAAACGCATCATGATGGCCTATCTGCTCGTCGCCGAGAAGGAGAGCAGGCGTTCCGGCGGCTCGGCGAGCGACAACGAGCAGGCCTGA